TCAGGATAAAACGGTTCGGAGTTTTGAAACCCCAAAAAACACTGTTTTACTCATCATTATAAGGGGAAAAAGATTAAAAACCTGTCAGAATTTTCAAATTAATTTGTTTTCAGGCTGGATGAAAATAAAAAAATTCGGTGTAGTTTTAATCATTTAACTGTACAGAATTTTTTGGTTTATTTATTACAATAAATATATCTTATTATACCGTAAAAATTACTATATTTGTAAATATAAAACAAACTGTGACTTAAATATATAATAAAAATTTAAATATGAAAACAACTGAAAATAGACAAAATGATAAACAATTTTGGGGTATGGATGAAAAAAATTATTCCATGCTTATGCATTTAAGTCAATTTGGCGGTTTCATTGTACCGTTAGCAGGGCTTATTATGCCTATTGTAATGTGGCTGACAAATAATAAAGAAAGTGAAACCATTGATGCTCACGGCAAAAACATAATTAATTGGATGATAAGTTCAGTAATTTATGCAATTATCTCTGCTGTTTTAATATTTATTTATGTAGGTATCGGATTGTTAATTATACTGGTAATTATTGAAATTATCTTTCCGATAGTCGGCGGTATTAAGGCTAACAGAGGTGAAGTATGGAAATATCCTTTAGCTATTCGTTTTTTTAAGTAAGATAAAATGTTTAAACTCGTCTGACTACTCTCCAAGTGGTCGGACAAGTTTTTGCTATATAGTCAACTCAACTCCGCACACAACTCTTTTTCAAAAGCATATTGCAGTTTTTTTATGATTTTGTCAATTTGTTTATCTTTCAAAGTTTTTGTTTCATCTTGGATTATGAAATTATGGACGTAATACTTTCAAATTTCTTTTATGAATCTCAAAAATACCATATTCAGTACTGTTTAAAAATTCAATAATCTCTTTTTTAAGTTCAATTAATAAATCAGCAAAACTTTGAGTTGGTAAATTCCCGATTTTTAACCAAATAATTTTTGGAGGAAAACCTTTTGTAACAGCTAAATCATTAAAATCTGAATCTTGTGTAACAATAATATAATTATGCATTTTAGCATAATCCCATATCTCTTTATCGCTGCTGTTTATAAGATTTACATTTAAAATATGGGTTGATTCAGGGAAATAGTCAATAATTAGTTTTATTATTCTGAATGAAATATTTTGATCAAATAAAAATTTCATGTTGCATAAATGATTTTCTTTTCCTTATCTGCTGTATATGCTAATACAGCGAGAATATCTGCTTTCGTAAGTTCAGGAAAATCAGTTAATATTTCATCATAAGACATTCCGGAAGCAAGCCAAGAGAGTATATCTTGTACTGTTATTCTCATACCTCTGATGCAAGGTTTTCCGCTTCGCTTTCCCGGCTCAAATGTTATTATTTTGTTATAATTAATCATTTTAGTGAATTTTCTTTAACAAAGATACAAAATTTATCTCAATTCCGCACCCAATTCCTTTTCAAACGTATTTTGCAACTTTTTCATTATTTTGTCAATTTGCTTATCTTTCAATGTTTTTGTTTCATCTTGTATGATAAAACTTACGGCATAGGATTTTTTGTTTGCTCCGAGTTTTTTGTCTTCAAAAATATCAAAAATACTTACGCTTTTTAGAAGTTTCCTTTCACTTTTGTATGCAAGTTCTTCTATTTGAGCAAATCTTACATCTTTATCAAGAAGCAAAGCTAAATCTCGCTTTACTGCGGGAAATTTCGGAATAGATTTAAAATTCGGTATTTCGGGCAAATATTTGATTACATTATCCCACCGGATATCTGCAAAATAAACTTCTTGCTCAATGTCAAATGTTGTCAGATATTTATTGCTTACTCTGCCAAGTTCAACCAAAGTTTTGTTATTGATGCTGTGTTTAATTCCGCAGGTAAAAATATCTGAATTTGTTTCTTCGGTTTTTAATTTATTTATATCAAAATTCAAACGTTCAAGTATTCCGGCAACTTTTGATTTTAAATAATAAAAGTCGCTTGCAACTTCCGGAGTATTCCAATTTACGGAATTTTTATTGCCTGAAACTGTTAACACTAAATGATGTTCTTCTATGTATGATTCTAAAAGATTGTCATCTTCAGATTTATGAAATTGATATGTGTTTCCGAATTCGTATAATTTAATATCAGAGCTTTTATGATTGATGTTTCTGATAACTGCTTCTAAACTACCGAAAAGCATATCTTGACGCAATACATTCAAATCGTTACTTAAAGCATTAAGAATTTTAACGGATTGTCCTTCATTAAAAGCTTTTGCATCTTCATAATATTTACCTTTTGTCAGCGAATTAGACATAGCTTCGGAAAATCCTTGCGAACTCAAAAAATCGGAAATCGTATTTCTTAATTTGTTTTCATCGGGAACAGGTGCAAAAGAAAGCGTTGATTTAACAGATGTTGATGAATCAATGCTGTTATATCCGTAAATTCGCAATATTTCTTCAACAATATCAGCTTCACGAGTAACATCAACCCTATACGGCGGAACCTCAACGATAATCTTATCTTCTGTTTTGTCAATAATTTTTATTTCAAGTGCTTTCAGAATAGTATCAATTTCTTCTCTGTCAATTTTCTTTCCGATTAATCTGTCAATGTGAGAATATAAAACTTCAACTTTGAAATCTCTAATCGGTTCGGGATAAACATCAACAATCTCTGATGAAATACTTCCGCCTGCAAGTTCTTTTATCAGCAATGCTGCTCTTTTTAGTGCATAAATTGTATTGTTCGGGTCTGCACCTCTTTCAAAACGAAATGAAGAATCGGTTTGCAGAGCATGTCTTTTTGAAGTTTTACGTACATATACCGGATTGAAATAAGCACTTTCCAAAAAAATATTTTTTGTTTTTTCGGTAACACCGGATTTAAACCCTCCAAAAACACCGGCAATACACATGCCTTCTTCTGCATTACAAATCATTAAATCTTCGTTATGCAACTTTCGCTCTTCTTCATCCAGAGTTTTAAAAACTGTTCCTTCTTTCATTGTCTTAACAATAATCCTGTTATCTTTAATCA
The genomic region above belongs to Bacteroidales bacterium and contains:
- a CDS encoding DUF4870 domain-containing protein, with the translated sequence MDEKNYSMLMHLSQFGGFIVPLAGLIMPIVMWLTNNKESETIDAHGKNIINWMISSVIYAIISAVLIFIYVGIGLLIILVIIEIIFPIVGGIKANRGEVWKYPLAIRFFK
- a CDS encoding DUF5615 family PIN-like protein, with translation MKFLFDQNISFRIIKLIIDYFPESTHILNVNLINSSDKEIWDYAKMHNYIIVTQDSDFNDLAVTKGFPPKIIWLKIGNLPTQSFADLLIELKKEIIEFLNSTEYGIFEIHKRNLKVLRP
- a CDS encoding DUF433 domain-containing protein — encoded protein: MINYNKIITFEPGKRSGKPCIRGMRITVQDILSWLASGMSYDEILTDFPELTKADILAVLAYTADKEKKIIYAT
- the pheT gene encoding phenylalanine--tRNA ligase subunit beta, translated to MKISYNQLKQYININIKHIELAEILTDIGLEVEGIEEYESVKGGLEGFVIGEVKTCEKHPNADKLTVTTVDIGTHELLPIVCGAPNVAQGQKVVVATVGTNLYDGDKVIPIKKEKIRGEISMGMICAEDEIGIGTSHDGIMVLPEDAEIGTFAKDYFQIEKDIIFEIGLTPNRADGASHIGVARDLIAFFKHQSKDLKLDKPDVSNFKIDNTNLQTSVEIENNEACKRYSGITISGITVKESPDWMKIRLQAIGLQPINNIVDITNYVLHETGQPLHAFDAEMIKDNRIIVKTMKEGTVFKTLDEEERKLHNEDLMICNAEEGMCIAGVFGGFKSGVTEKTKNIFLESAYFNPVYVRKTSKRHALQTDSSFRFERGADPNNTIYALKRAALLIKELAGGSISSEIVDVYPEPIRDFKVEVLYSHIDRLIGKKIDREEIDTILKALEIKIIDKTEDKIIVEVPPYRVDVTREADIVEEILRIYGYNSIDSSTSVKSTLSFAPVPDENKLRNTISDFLSSQGFSEAMSNSLTKGKYYEDAKAFNEGQSVKILNALSNDLNVLRQDMLFGSLEAVIRNINHKSSDIKLYEFGNTYQFHKSEDDNLLESYIEEHHLVLTVSGNKNSVNWNTPEVASDFYYLKSKVAGILERLNFDINKLKTEETNSDIFTCGIKHSINNKTLVELGRVSNKYLTTFDIEQEVYFADIRWDNVIKYLPEIPNFKSIPKFPAVKRDLALLLDKDVRFAQIEELAYKSERKLLKSVSIFDIFEDKKLGANKKSYAVSFIIQDETKTLKDKQIDKIMKKLQNTFEKELGAELR